Proteins encoded by one window of Porphyromonas vaginalis:
- the ybeY gene encoding rRNA maturation RNase YbeY — MQFNYYSDNDVLMPPIRRQIANRWMRRVCDEMNRTVGEINFQYTDDEGILRANKAFLQHDYYTDVITFPRESEREGDDAIYGDILISIDTVATNAQELGVQFQQELYRVMIHGILHLLGIDDQTDSERELMRMAEDRALMQLVEMLEGRDYFLSQGGSKFFKYVDKVCADYQVAN; from the coding sequence ATGCAATTTAACTACTATTCGGACAACGATGTGTTGATGCCTCCCATCCGGCGGCAGATCGCCAACCGTTGGATGCGCCGCGTATGTGACGAGATGAATCGTACGGTCGGGGAGATCAACTTTCAGTATACTGACGATGAAGGTATCCTGAGGGCAAACAAAGCATTTCTCCAGCATGACTACTACACGGATGTCATCACCTTCCCCAGAGAGAGTGAGCGGGAGGGCGACGATGCAATCTATGGCGACATACTCATCAGCATCGACACGGTTGCGACCAATGCGCAGGAGCTGGGCGTGCAGTTCCAGCAGGAGCTATACCGTGTGATGATACATGGTATCTTGCACCTCTTGGGCATCGATGATCAGACCGACTCCGAGCGGGAGCTGATGCGTATGGCCGAGGATAGAGCACTCATGCAGCTGGTCGAGATGCTGGAGGGACGCGACTACTTCCTTAGTCAGGGCGGGTCGAAGTTCTTCAAGTATGTCGACAAGGTGTGCGCAGACTACCAGGTTGCCAACTAA
- the tsaD gene encoding tRNA (adenosine(37)-N6)-threonylcarbamoyltransferase complex transferase subunit TsaD yields the protein MTSSSSLILGIESSCDDTSAAVLRGGLLCSNVIASQEVHSKYGGVVPELASRAHLQNIVPVVQQAIARAGVTLADLDAIAYTRGPGLLGSLIVGTNFAKGLSLALQIPLVEVNHLQAHVLAHFIAKPEEPHTPPPFPYLCLLVSGGNSQIVQVNAPDDMRILGQTIDDAAGEAFDKCAKVMGLGYPGGPIVNKLANEGDAERFHFSKPQVPGLDYSFSGLKTSFLYTLRDELAKDADFVAKNKADLCASLQKTVIDILMSKLLRASKETGIKHIAVAGGVSANTGLRDAYHAYAERYGWQVYIPPFAFTTDNAAMVAMAGTFAYERGAYGSIEAVPFAKTTI from the coding sequence ATGACATCTTCATCTTCTCTCATCTTAGGTATCGAGAGCTCGTGCGACGATACCTCGGCAGCTGTGCTACGGGGTGGACTACTCTGTAGCAATGTGATCGCAAGTCAAGAGGTACACAGCAAATATGGAGGCGTGGTGCCTGAGCTGGCTTCACGAGCTCATCTGCAAAACATCGTCCCCGTCGTACAGCAAGCGATAGCACGGGCTGGTGTCACGCTGGCCGATCTTGACGCAATTGCCTATACTCGTGGACCCGGTCTTCTCGGGTCACTCATCGTCGGGACAAACTTTGCCAAGGGACTGAGTTTAGCACTCCAGATCCCACTCGTCGAGGTCAACCACCTGCAGGCACACGTCCTCGCACACTTTATTGCTAAGCCTGAGGAGCCACACACACCCCCGCCATTTCCTTACCTCTGCCTACTCGTCTCGGGTGGCAACTCACAGATCGTACAGGTCAATGCACCTGATGATATGCGCATACTGGGTCAGACGATCGATGATGCGGCCGGCGAAGCCTTTGACAAGTGCGCCAAGGTGATGGGACTCGGTTACCCTGGGGGGCCGATCGTCAATAAGCTCGCCAATGAGGGCGACGCGGAGCGCTTTCACTTTAGCAAGCCTCAGGTGCCAGGGCTGGACTACAGCTTTAGCGGGCTGAAGACCTCTTTCCTCTATACGCTACGGGATGAACTGGCCAAGGATGCTGACTTTGTTGCGAAAAACAAAGCGGATCTCTGCGCCTCACTCCAAAAGACGGTCATCGACATCCTCATGAGCAAGCTACTGCGCGCCAGCAAGGAGACAGGCATCAAGCACATCGCTGTGGCTGGTGGTGTCTCGGCCAATACGGGGCTGCGTGACGCTTACCACGCTTATGCCGAGCGCTACGGCTGGCAGGTCTACATACCGCCCTTTGCCTTTACGACAGACAATGCAGCTATGGTTGCCATGGCGGGCACTTTTGCCTATGAGCGAGGAGCCTACGGATCGATAGAGGCCGTCCCCTTTGCCAAGACAACGATCTAA
- a CDS encoding CinA family protein, with protein sequence MSTPQTTEEQLQRLIAHWLEQHESVSTCESCTGGYIASQLTSHAGSSHWFQGALVTYQIELKERLAYVPAATIEQYGVVSREVAEAMASGACQACRSVIGIATTGVAGPAGGTATTPVGTVCIAIATPQGIYSERLQLTGSRQEIVRQTYCEVINQLYHLELE encoded by the coding sequence ATGTCCACCCCTCAGACGACAGAAGAGCAGCTACAGCGTCTCATAGCACACTGGCTAGAGCAGCACGAGAGCGTCTCGACCTGCGAGAGCTGTACGGGTGGCTATATAGCGAGCCAGCTGACGTCGCATGCGGGCAGTTCGCACTGGTTCCAAGGCGCCCTCGTGACTTATCAGATAGAGCTCAAGGAGCGACTAGCCTATGTGCCAGCCGCCACCATCGAGCAGTATGGCGTCGTGAGCCGAGAGGTTGCTGAGGCGATGGCTAGTGGAGCGTGTCAAGCTTGTCGTAGCGTCATCGGCATAGCGACCACAGGCGTGGCTGGACCAGCTGGTGGAACGGCTACTACACCCGTCGGGACTGTCTGCATCGCTATAGCGACACCTCAGGGCATCTACTCGGAGCGCTTGCAGCTCACAGGCTCACGGCAAGAGATCGTACGGCAGACCTATTGCGAGGTTATCAATCAGCTCTATCACTTGGAGCTGGAGTAA
- a CDS encoding PDZ domain-containing protein, which translates to MKRLYHTTLLLILALCSFALTMQAQKAYVGLEYQMSYNDNWGANRPVILTVYPNSPAAQAGLREGDIIEAINGHETIKMSEEDMIRELQGEGEVSDDLLLVVSNFAYHRVVRHLKPTAQPADALTERDIARAFGMYSLEDESDILISYPISTGTEGKTDLINYETFGFVRTNKQYTNRDALIEQQLAEELQALGLTYDQKNPDLLVDTYYSITENSAYDAAAARRSAVQTSLRIDPKAHKLVELPILPMGSDKTLARFYLKFGVTIYSGVNERKMLWTSEAEELLADDYTLTDYTALTVPVMLLQFPFTRYFNSLVVRFATHRHLSLGINYRANNISTIHSLSLHSPAAEAGLRAGDEIVAINGRPLGTADELSKGYLAFVKKSMACRTHEHPFAIKDGPTNCRYWDSEDYARVAKLLDKDKYFGGFSYLFAFNPWITTAPRTGVTIDYLRDGVMQRVVVEPKLQESCYVTLE; encoded by the coding sequence ATGAAGCGACTATACCACACCACATTGCTACTTATCCTAGCACTCTGCTCCTTTGCCCTGACCATGCAAGCTCAGAAGGCTTACGTCGGTCTAGAGTATCAGATGAGCTACAACGACAACTGGGGAGCCAACCGCCCTGTCATCCTGACCGTCTATCCCAATAGCCCCGCAGCACAGGCTGGCCTGCGTGAGGGCGACATCATCGAGGCGATCAATGGACACGAAACCATTAAGATGTCCGAGGAGGATATGATTCGCGAGTTGCAAGGCGAGGGGGAAGTCTCTGACGACTTACTCCTAGTTGTTTCCAACTTTGCTTACCACCGTGTTGTACGTCATCTCAAGCCGACGGCTCAGCCTGCCGATGCACTCACAGAGCGGGACATCGCTCGTGCCTTTGGCATGTACAGCCTAGAGGATGAGTCCGATATATTGATCTCTTACCCCATCAGCACAGGTACGGAGGGCAAGACAGACTTGATCAACTATGAGACCTTTGGCTTCGTGCGCACCAACAAGCAGTACACCAATCGGGATGCGCTCATCGAGCAGCAACTCGCTGAGGAGCTACAAGCTCTAGGGCTGACCTACGATCAGAAGAATCCTGACCTCCTCGTAGATACCTATTATAGTATCACCGAAAACAGTGCCTACGACGCTGCTGCCGCTCGTCGCTCTGCCGTGCAAACGTCGCTACGCATCGACCCCAAGGCGCATAAGCTCGTCGAGCTGCCGATCCTACCGATGGGGAGCGACAAGACGCTGGCGCGCTTCTACTTGAAGTTTGGCGTTACTATATATAGTGGTGTCAACGAGCGCAAGATGCTATGGACGAGCGAAGCCGAGGAGCTGCTCGCTGACGACTATACGCTGACCGACTACACCGCTCTGACGGTGCCAGTGATGCTCTTGCAGTTCCCCTTCACGCGCTACTTCAACTCGCTCGTTGTGCGCTTTGCCACCCATAGGCATCTGTCGCTGGGGATCAACTATCGGGCAAACAACATCTCTACCATCCACTCGCTATCGCTGCACTCACCTGCTGCCGAGGCAGGGCTACGTGCTGGCGATGAGATCGTAGCTATCAACGGCCGCCCTCTAGGCACGGCCGATGAACTCTCTAAGGGTTATCTGGCCTTTGTCAAGAAGAGCATGGCCTGCCGCACGCATGAGCATCCCTTTGCAATCAAAGATGGACCAACCAATTGCCGCTATTGGGACTCGGAGGACTATGCTCGAGTCGCTAAGCTCCTGGACAAGGATAAGTACTTCGGAGGCTTTAGCTACCTCTTTGCTTTCAACCCCTGGATCACGACAGCACCCCGCACGGGTGTCACCATCGACTACCTGCGTGACGGCGTGATGCAGCGTGTCGTCGTAGAGCCTAAGCTGCAAGAGTCTTGCTACGTGACGCTGGAGTAG